The following proteins are encoded in a genomic region of Spirosoma sp. SC4-14:
- a CDS encoding PVC-type heme-binding CxxCH protein, translating into MKTALNLNTLPLVLTTVAILFCATHLFQQKATILTPFDHEPFQQKGIKLGADSSTLYLPDDLEATLWAEAPMFYNPTNIDIDARGRVWVTEAVNYRKFNNKPEGRLNHPEGERIVILEDTDGDGKADESKVFVTDPDLVSPMGIAVIGNRIIVSCSPNLVMYTDENGDDKPDRKEILLTGFGGLDHDHSLHSVIAGPDGKYYFNTGNAGPHVVTDTEGWTLRSGSLYVGGTPYNKINHGNQVSDDGRVWTGGMALRINPNGSGLKVMAHNFRNNYETAVDSYGNMWQNDNDDQVVACRTSWLMEGANAGYFSSDGTRYWQADQRPGQSIPTAHWHQEDPGVMPSGDITGAGSPTGMVMYEGDELGPNYRGMLLSAEAGRNVIFSYKPEPWGAGYRLQRTDLISTFPKVDEAYKWNDVENDTRKWFRPSDVAVGTDGAIYIADWYDPIVGGHQMQDQKGYGRIYRITPKGKKLKTPKIDLKTTQGQIAALLNPAINVRMLGFEALRQQGDKVIEPVMALLSSPNPYHRARAIFLLAHLGAEGQFEVERLLKAVDAPVRLTALRALRSITPENSKANPALTASQKALLPLLGNLASDRSPAVRREVAIALRDVPYYDCRFMLLNLVKGYDGEDRFYLNALGIAADGKEEALIADLRPTMPSEPIEWDQKTVNLVWELHPASLVPQLKKRAEAQALPAEARRQAIVALGFIKTSAAAQAMFELTKSPDKAIADQALYWVNFRRGNDWATLLNWEEMMPTKLSAEEQKMLAKRQVLLDEYKSETEKRKVVLEMARDPEGAKSLIGLAADGKLAPELIKVASPVILKNPDQTVRVMAKEYFGKKTEKKSESQLAGDNAATENMAMPTASAANETSKETASSAANADSPIAEIALLTGNDRNGRTVFLTNCSTCHRHGKQGNDIGPDLSQIHQKFDKNGLLDAILYPSAGIAFGYEPWLITTKKGQTFYGFLVSDGEQSVVIKGIKGQKHTIPADQVSSRRQYKTSLMPDPRAMGLTNQQLADLTAFLLKQ; encoded by the coding sequence ATGAAAACGGCTCTTAACCTAAACACACTGCCACTCGTGCTGACAACGGTAGCTATACTTTTTTGTGCTACCCACCTCTTTCAGCAAAAAGCCACTATTCTGACCCCTTTCGACCATGAGCCATTTCAACAGAAAGGAATAAAGCTTGGAGCCGATTCGAGCACGCTCTACCTGCCCGATGATCTTGAAGCTACTTTGTGGGCGGAAGCCCCCATGTTCTATAATCCAACCAATATCGACATCGATGCCAGGGGGCGGGTTTGGGTAACAGAAGCCGTTAATTACCGTAAATTCAATAATAAGCCAGAAGGCAGGCTCAATCATCCTGAGGGCGAACGGATTGTTATTCTGGAAGATACTGACGGCGATGGTAAAGCCGATGAAAGTAAAGTTTTCGTGACCGATCCCGATCTGGTATCGCCGATGGGTATTGCCGTTATTGGTAACCGTATTATCGTATCCTGTTCGCCAAATCTGGTGATGTATACCGACGAGAACGGCGACGATAAACCCGACCGTAAAGAAATTTTACTGACGGGTTTTGGGGGGCTCGATCACGATCATTCGTTACATTCAGTAATAGCCGGACCCGATGGGAAGTATTATTTCAATACCGGAAATGCTGGGCCACATGTTGTAACGGACACCGAGGGCTGGACTCTGCGGTCGGGTAGTTTGTATGTGGGTGGTACACCCTACAACAAAATAAACCATGGCAATCAGGTGAGCGACGATGGCCGGGTCTGGACGGGAGGAATGGCCCTGCGCATTAACCCCAATGGTTCGGGACTGAAGGTGATGGCACATAATTTCCGCAATAATTACGAAACGGCCGTGGATTCGTATGGTAATATGTGGCAGAACGACAACGATGATCAGGTGGTTGCCTGCCGAACCAGCTGGCTCATGGAAGGTGCCAATGCGGGTTATTTTAGCAGTGATGGCACCCGCTACTGGCAGGCCGATCAGCGTCCCGGCCAGTCGATTCCGACAGCACACTGGCATCAGGAAGATCCGGGTGTAATGCCATCGGGCGATATTACGGGTGCTGGTTCGCCTACGGGTATGGTCATGTATGAAGGCGATGAACTGGGACCAAACTACCGGGGGATGTTGCTAAGCGCCGAAGCAGGCCGAAATGTGATTTTTTCCTACAAGCCCGAACCCTGGGGTGCTGGCTATCGACTTCAGCGAACCGATCTTATCAGCACCTTTCCAAAGGTAGATGAAGCCTATAAATGGAATGATGTTGAGAACGATACACGAAAGTGGTTCCGGCCCAGCGACGTGGCTGTCGGTACAGATGGTGCTATTTATATTGCCGACTGGTATGATCCTATTGTTGGTGGTCATCAGATGCAGGATCAGAAAGGGTATGGCCGTATCTATCGCATAACCCCTAAAGGAAAGAAACTAAAAACGCCTAAAATCGACCTCAAGACAACTCAGGGACAGATTGCAGCTTTACTTAACCCCGCTATCAACGTGCGCATGTTGGGTTTTGAAGCACTACGCCAACAAGGTGATAAGGTAATAGAGCCAGTTATGGCTCTATTGTCGTCGCCAAATCCATATCATCGGGCGCGGGCTATTTTCCTGCTGGCACATCTGGGTGCCGAAGGCCAATTTGAAGTAGAGCGGTTGCTGAAAGCCGTTGATGCACCTGTCAGACTCACCGCCTTACGGGCTTTACGTAGTATTACGCCCGAAAATTCGAAAGCAAATCCAGCACTTACGGCTTCGCAGAAAGCTCTGCTTCCTCTGCTGGGGAATCTGGCCAGCGATCGTAGTCCGGCTGTTCGTCGCGAAGTAGCCATTGCCCTTCGCGATGTGCCATATTACGATTGTCGGTTTATGTTGCTGAATCTGGTGAAAGGCTACGATGGCGAGGATCGTTTTTATCTGAATGCACTCGGGATTGCAGCCGATGGTAAAGAAGAAGCATTGATAGCCGATTTGCGCCCAACAATGCCCAGCGAACCAATTGAGTGGGATCAGAAAACGGTGAATCTGGTTTGGGAATTGCATCCGGCTTCTCTGGTGCCTCAGTTAAAAAAACGAGCCGAAGCACAAGCGCTCCCGGCCGAAGCTCGTCGTCAGGCAATTGTAGCGCTGGGATTTATCAAAACATCGGCAGCCGCTCAGGCTATGTTTGAGTTGACAAAATCGCCAGATAAAGCAATTGCCGATCAGGCCCTGTATTGGGTTAATTTCCGGCGCGGTAACGATTGGGCAACGCTCCTCAACTGGGAAGAAATGATGCCGACAAAACTATCGGCTGAAGAACAGAAAATGCTTGCTAAACGTCAGGTACTTCTGGACGAATACAAATCGGAAACCGAAAAACGGAAGGTCGTGCTCGAAATGGCCCGTGATCCTGAAGGGGCTAAAAGCCTGATCGGACTGGCTGCCGATGGTAAATTGGCGCCCGAATTAATAAAGGTAGCAAGTCCGGTTATTCTGAAAAATCCAGACCAGACTGTGCGGGTGATGGCGAAGGAATATTTTGGTAAAAAGACCGAAAAGAAATCAGAAAGTCAGTTGGCAGGCGATAATGCTGCAACAGAAAATATGGCGATGCCAACAGCTTCAGCGGCTAATGAAACATCCAAAGAAACTGCGTCATCAGCGGCTAATGCCGACTCTCCCATTGCCGAAATTGCCCTGCTGACAGGCAACGACCGCAATGGACGAACTGTGTTTCTAACAAACTGTTCAACCTGCCACCGGCATGGCAAACAGGGTAACGATATTGGTCCCGACCTAAGTCAAATTCATCAGAAGTTCGATAAAAATGGCCTGCTGGATGCCATTCTTTACCCAAGTGCTGGTATTGCTTTTGGCTACGAACCCTGGCTGATTACTACTAAAAAAGGGCAAACGTTTTATGGTTTCCTCGTTAGCGATGGCGAACAATCTGTTGTGATCAAGGGAATAAAAGGTCAGAAACACACTATTCCAGCCGATCAGGTATCGTCGCGCCGGCAGTATAAAACCAGCCTGATGCCCGATCCCAGAGCCATGGGGCTAACCAATCAGCAATTGGCCGATCTAACCGCGTTTTTGCTGAAACAATAA
- a CDS encoding peptidylprolyl isomerase: protein MPNLLLLFVYIASFVAPPRPEKTYPIGQIKTNMGEVLFWLYDETPNHKASFIKLANQNYWDTLTFNRVINNFVAQGGCPDTPEGFANSPYLLKPEFRPNIRHVYGAVGAGRDNNPQMLSAGCQFYIVQNKKGEHRLDDKFTVFGQVFKGMDVIDAVVAVKTDSTDTPLTPIKLDVNVLNLTAAQLKKLGYEVK from the coding sequence ATGCCAAACCTTCTACTACTTTTTGTTTATATCGCTTCGTTCGTAGCTCCGCCCAGGCCAGAAAAAACGTATCCAATTGGCCAGATCAAAACAAACATGGGCGAAGTGCTTTTCTGGCTCTATGACGAAACGCCAAATCACAAAGCCAGTTTTATAAAACTAGCCAATCAGAACTACTGGGATACGCTGACGTTTAACCGGGTTATCAACAATTTTGTGGCGCAGGGCGGTTGCCCAGACACGCCCGAAGGTTTTGCCAATTCGCCCTATTTGCTGAAACCAGAATTTCGGCCCAACATCCGGCACGTATACGGCGCAGTAGGAGCGGGGCGCGACAATAACCCGCAAATGCTATCGGCAGGTTGCCAGTTTTACATTGTTCAGAACAAAAAAGGAGAGCACCGTTTAGACGATAAGTTCACCGTGTTTGGTCAGGTTTTTAAGGGTATGGATGTTATTGATGCTGTTGTAGCCGTAAAAACCGACTCGACCGATACGCCACTAACACCAATTAAGCTGGATGTAAATGTGCTGAACCTGACGGCTGCCCAACTAAAAAAACTAGGCTACGAGGTGAAATAA
- a CDS encoding serpin family protein, with the protein MKTNPFSILTAVIAVSLLTAISCRNSTVSPDTPPNATGELRVSAPFANQTTQFAFDLARQITAEEGQDKNIFVSPLSLHIALGMILNGANGATAAEIQKTLKLGAQTLAEANQTYQNLMENLPVVDPKVTLTLANSMWYRNTFSVATSFQDILKQTFKAEISAEDFNDPATVGKINSWASEKTNGRIPKVIDQIQPDNVMFLMNALYFKGDWKTQFKPEQTVDTPFKLANGSQTSVKMMRLNTSLRQAFRPTYSAFELPYGSDKFAMTVLLPAATSSADALLQSFTASDWSQLQNDMANGMLDFGLPKFTLSYEIKLNNALSAMGMPTAFTDNADFSRISEQNNLTLSFVKQNTFVAVDEKGTEAAAVTTGGISTTSMPVPKLCDRPFVFVIHEKTSGTVLFVGKIADPTKTNS; encoded by the coding sequence ATGAAAACAAACCCTTTTTCGATATTAACAGCGGTTATTGCCGTTAGCCTTTTAACGGCCATCAGTTGCAGAAATTCAACGGTTTCGCCTGATACACCCCCTAATGCAACGGGCGAGCTACGTGTGTCGGCTCCGTTTGCCAATCAAACTACTCAGTTTGCTTTCGATCTGGCCAGGCAGATAACGGCAGAAGAAGGACAGGATAAGAACATTTTTGTTTCTCCGCTAAGCCTGCACATAGCGCTTGGCATGATTTTGAACGGAGCAAATGGAGCAACGGCTGCCGAAATTCAGAAAACCCTGAAGCTCGGCGCGCAAACGCTGGCCGAAGCCAACCAAACCTACCAGAACCTGATGGAAAACCTGCCAGTTGTTGATCCGAAAGTAACCCTGACCCTGGCCAACTCGATGTGGTATCGGAATACATTTTCGGTTGCCACGTCTTTTCAGGATATTCTAAAGCAGACGTTTAAGGCCGAAATTTCGGCCGAGGATTTCAATGATCCGGCTACCGTTGGTAAGATCAATAGCTGGGCCAGCGAAAAAACCAACGGTCGTATTCCGAAAGTAATCGACCAGATTCAGCCAGACAACGTTATGTTTCTGATGAATGCGCTGTATTTCAAAGGCGACTGGAAAACACAGTTTAAACCCGAACAAACCGTAGATACTCCGTTTAAGCTGGCCAATGGCAGTCAAACCTCCGTGAAGATGATGCGGCTCAACACAAGCCTCCGGCAGGCGTTTCGCCCAACCTATTCGGCGTTTGAACTGCCCTACGGTTCCGACAAATTTGCCATGACGGTACTGTTGCCAGCCGCCACTTCCTCGGCCGATGCGCTGTTGCAAAGCTTTACCGCATCAGACTGGAGCCAACTCCAGAACGATATGGCAAATGGCATGCTGGACTTTGGATTACCTAAATTTACGTTGTCGTACGAAATCAAGCTAAACAACGCACTCAGTGCCATGGGAATGCCAACCGCTTTTACGGACAATGCTGATTTTTCAAGAATAAGCGAACAAAATAATCTAACGCTAAGCTTTGTGAAACAGAACACCTTTGTAGCTGTAGATGAGAAAGGTACAGAAGCGGCCGCTGTAACAACCGGAGGTATTTCAACAACGTCGATGCCTGTTCCAAAGCTCTGCGACCGCCCATTTGTGTTCGTTATTCACGAAAAGACGTCAGGAACTGTGTTATTTGTTGGAAAAATAGCCGATCCAACAAAAACAAATTCATGA
- a CDS encoding sugar phosphate isomerase/epimerase family protein: MNRRDVIRYSLGISLTSLVKPAWPKNKKLKNRFKIGACDWSIGPAGDINSFAVAKRIGLDGVQVSLNTATDHEHLRQPDILRAHQKAAQDAGIGFSGLAIGLLNQIPYKSDPRTEVWVQDSVDVAKALGVKTILLAFFSNNDLKNDPKGTQVVIDRLKAVAPKAEKAGITLGIESWLSAPEHLAIMDAVGSPAIKVYYDVCNSSVMGYDIFSEIRALGKERICEFHLKENGYLLGRGKIDLTKVRQALDDIGYTGWLQMEGAVPQGKPMMESYLENNKTVRSLFV, from the coding sequence ATGAACCGTCGGGATGTAATACGATATTCGCTGGGAATCAGTTTAACTTCGCTAGTAAAACCAGCCTGGCCGAAAAATAAGAAGCTGAAAAATCGGTTCAAAATTGGTGCCTGCGACTGGTCGATTGGCCCTGCTGGTGACATTAATTCTTTTGCTGTAGCCAAACGTATTGGTCTCGATGGCGTTCAGGTAAGTTTGAATACGGCTACCGACCATGAGCATCTGCGCCAACCCGACATATTACGGGCGCATCAGAAAGCGGCACAGGATGCTGGTATTGGGTTCAGCGGCCTTGCCATCGGCTTGCTGAATCAAATTCCTTACAAATCAGATCCCCGAACCGAAGTCTGGGTGCAGGATAGCGTTGATGTTGCCAAAGCGTTGGGCGTAAAAACTATTCTGCTGGCTTTTTTTTCAAATAATGATCTGAAAAACGATCCCAAAGGAACACAGGTCGTTATTGACCGACTGAAAGCCGTGGCGCCCAAAGCCGAAAAGGCTGGTATTACACTTGGCATTGAATCGTGGCTATCGGCTCCTGAGCATCTGGCTATTATGGATGCGGTGGGGTCGCCAGCCATAAAAGTCTATTACGACGTCTGCAACTCGTCGGTTATGGGATATGACATTTTTAGCGAAATTCGGGCTCTGGGGAAAGAGCGTATCTGCGAATTTCACTTAAAAGAAAATGGCTATTTGCTTGGCAGGGGAAAAATTGATCTAACGAAAGTTAGACAGGCATTAGACGATATTGGCTATACTGGCTGGCTCCAGATGGAAGGCGCTGTGCCACAGGGCAAACCAATGATGGAAAGTTATCTTGAAAACAATAAGACTGTGCGGTCGCTATTTGTATAA
- a CDS encoding RNA polymerase sigma factor — protein sequence MQDEYALVEGCRRQDRIVQRQLYERFAGKLFVVCKRYIRDPDEAEDVLQDAFVKIYRHIDSFRFECPLEAWLKRIVINTALKHLRKLKPWENTADVQELAPVLPQADESLPTLNYQYLLQLIQELPPGCRTVFNLYAIEGYNHPEIAAMLDIAEGTSKSQYARARSLLLQKLQSDNRFADGYPADGRP from the coding sequence ATGCAGGATGAATACGCATTAGTCGAAGGGTGCCGACGACAAGACCGGATTGTGCAGCGACAGCTCTATGAGCGGTTTGCCGGGAAACTCTTTGTCGTTTGCAAACGATATATCCGAGACCCCGACGAAGCAGAAGATGTACTGCAGGATGCCTTTGTAAAGATCTATCGGCACATTGATTCATTTCGGTTCGAATGTCCATTGGAAGCATGGTTGAAACGTATCGTAATTAATACAGCCCTTAAACACTTGCGTAAGCTGAAGCCCTGGGAGAACACTGCCGACGTGCAGGAACTAGCCCCAGTACTGCCCCAGGCCGACGAAAGTCTACCCACGCTAAACTACCAATACTTGCTGCAACTGATTCAGGAACTACCACCCGGTTGCCGCACCGTGTTTAATTTATATGCAATTGAAGGGTATAACCATCCCGAAATTGCCGCAATGCTCGACATTGCCGAAGGAACCTCTAAATCACAATATGCCCGTGCACGCAGTCTTTTACTACAGAAATTACAATCGGACAACCGCTTTGCGGATGGTTATCCAGCAGATGGGCGTCCGTAG